One region of Sus scrofa isolate TJ Tabasco breed Duroc chromosome 3, Sscrofa11.1, whole genome shotgun sequence genomic DNA includes:
- the COX5B gene encoding cytochrome c oxidase subunit 5B, mitochondrial precursor produces the protein MASRLLRGAGALAAQTLRARGPNGVAVVRSMASGGGVPTDEEQATGLEREVMMAARKGLDPYNILAPKAASGTKEDPNLVPSITNKRIVGCICEEDNSTVIWFWVHKGETQRCPSCGTHYKLVSHQLAH, from the exons ATGGCTTCAAGGTTACTCCGTGGAGCTGGAGCGCTAGCCGCGCAGACCTTGAGGGCCCGAGGTCCCAATGGAGTCGCCGTTGTGCGGTCTATGGCATCTGGAG GTGGTGTTCCTACTGATGAGGAGCAGGCGACTGGGCTGGAGAGGGAGGTCATGATGGCCGCCCGCAAGGGACTG gacccaTACAATATACTTGCCCCAAAGGCAGCCTCAGGTACCAAGGAAGACCCTAATTTAGTCCCCTCCATCACCAACAAGCGGATAGTGGGCTGCATCT GTGAAGAAGACAACAGTACTGTCATCTGGTTCTGGGTGCACAAAGGCGAGACCCAGCGATGCCCCAGCTGTGGAACCCATTATAAGCTGGTGTCGCACCAGCTGGCCCACTGA